The proteins below come from a single Methanolobus chelungpuianus genomic window:
- a CDS encoding SRPBCC family protein — protein sequence MRKLHYSIVINAPKEKVWNTMLNQDSYRLWTEVFGPGSQYAGDWSKGSKMLFLAPDETGAGSGMVSRIKENRPYEYISIEHIGIVQGGKEYTSGEAVKEWAGALENYTFREMDGRTEVMVDVDTAEEEYEEMFQTTWPKALQKLKELAEKEAS from the coding sequence ATGCGCAAACTGCATTATTCGATTGTTATCAATGCACCAAAGGAAAAAGTATGGAACACTATGCTTAATCAGGATTCCTACAGGCTATGGACGGAGGTATTCGGACCCGGTTCACAATACGCAGGTGACTGGAGCAAAGGAAGCAAGATGCTTTTCCTTGCACCCGATGAAACAGGTGCTGGGTCCGGCATGGTGAGTCGGATAAAAGAGAACCGGCCATACGAGTACATATCCATAGAGCATATCGGCATTGTTCAGGGTGGAAAAGAATACACTTCAGGTGAAGCAGTGAAGGAATGGGCCGGCGCGCTTGAGAATTACACCTTTAGGGAAATGGACGGCAGAACCGAAGTAATGGTAGATGTGGATACGGCAGAGGAGGAGTACGAGGAGATGTTCCAAACTACCTGGCCCAAAGCACTGCAAAAGCTCAAGGAGCTTGCGGAGAAAGAGGCAAGCTGA
- a CDS encoding ArsR family transcriptional regulator, whose protein sequence is MSMPDNNDIEDPEHADRLKLFSALGSETRLRMLEKLTEGEMHISELARELDISVPVAAKHANILEAAALIQRKVYGKTHVLKLNNRNLFNALDMFAPSKTVEIEKGATLLETLKKVAVVEVRNIRGQENVVSTNGEEGFFVYEVNGEFSDKTVSNFTFDKNSTVMWKKLEPVSVLKVKVKVRDKGPEN, encoded by the coding sequence ATGAGCATGCCCGATAACAACGATATTGAAGACCCTGAACATGCGGACCGCCTGAAACTGTTCAGCGCACTTGGGAGCGAGACCCGTCTGAGGATGCTGGAAAAGCTGACAGAGGGAGAAATGCATATCTCTGAACTTGCCAGGGAGCTCGACATATCTGTCCCCGTGGCGGCAAAACATGCCAATATCCTTGAGGCTGCCGCGCTGATCCAGAGAAAGGTCTACGGGAAAACGCACGTGCTTAAACTGAACAACAGGAACCTCTTCAATGCCCTTGACATGTTTGCGCCGTCAAAGACCGTTGAGATCGAGAAGGGTGCCACACTGCTTGAAACACTCAAAAAGGTGGCTGTTGTTGAAGTAAGGAATATACGCGGTCAGGAGAACGTCGTTTCCACCAATGGCGAGGAAGGCTTCTTCGTTTACGAGGTCAATGGCGAGTTCTCGGACAAGACCGTGAGTAATTTCACCTTCGATAAGAACTCCACCGTCATGTGGAAAAAACTGGAACCCGTAAGCGTCCTTAAGGTCAAGGTCAAGGTCAGGGACAAAGGACCGGAAAACTGA
- a CDS encoding methionine adenosyltransferase produces MMRNINVEHLIQTPIEKQKIEIVERKGIGHPDSISDGLSEAVSRALCKEYIKKCGVVLHHNTDETQIVAGRSSPKFGGGEVIQPIYALLVGRATKEFEGVEIPAEAVALSAAREYIRRNIVDLDLERDMIIDCKMGTGSSDLRDVFNRARVPVANDTSFGIGHAPFSELEQIVYETERKLITDLKKKIPGIGTDIKVMGLRDDNDITLTICCGMVGRHIDDMDHYINLKEEMMDYVTDLAMKRTDRNVSAFLNTGDNEKCGSVFLTVTGTSAEMGDDGSVGRGNRCNGLITPGRPMSMEATSGKNPINHIGKIYNPLSTQMARDIVKAVPEVQDVYIRLLSQIGKPIDQPLVASAQIIPEDGANFASVRAETEAVMDEWLSNITRITDMVSKGELDTF; encoded by the coding sequence ATGATGCGTAATATCAATGTCGAACACCTGATACAGACGCCTATTGAAAAGCAAAAGATCGAAATTGTGGAAAGGAAGGGTATTGGTCACCCTGACAGCATTTCTGATGGTCTTTCAGAGGCAGTGAGCCGTGCGCTATGTAAAGAGTACATTAAGAAGTGCGGCGTGGTCCTGCACCACAATACCGATGAGACGCAGATCGTGGCAGGCAGGTCAAGCCCGAAGTTCGGCGGCGGAGAGGTCATCCAGCCCATATACGCCCTGCTTGTGGGAAGGGCCACGAAGGAGTTCGAAGGTGTGGAGATCCCTGCTGAGGCAGTGGCTCTCTCAGCTGCAAGGGAATACATCCGCAGGAATATAGTCGACCTTGATCTTGAAAGGGACATGATAATCGACTGCAAGATGGGTACCGGCTCATCCGACCTCAGGGATGTCTTTAACAGGGCAAGGGTGCCCGTTGCAAACGACACATCCTTTGGTATCGGCCATGCTCCCTTCTCTGAGCTTGAACAGATCGTCTACGAGACCGAAAGGAAGCTCATCACGGACCTCAAGAAGAAGATACCGGGCATAGGGACCGACATCAAGGTAATGGGCCTCAGGGATGATAACGACATCACTCTTACCATATGCTGCGGAATGGTAGGTCGGCACATCGACGATATGGACCATTACATCAACCTGAAGGAGGAGATGATGGACTACGTAACGGACCTCGCCATGAAGCGTACCGACAGGAATGTGTCTGCCTTCCTTAACACAGGCGACAATGAGAAATGCGGCTCGGTGTTCCTGACCGTAACAGGCACATCCGCGGAGATGGGTGACGATGGCTCGGTAGGACGCGGGAACCGCTGCAACGGCCTTATCACACCGGGCAGGCCCATGAGCATGGAGGCCACCAGCGGCAAGAACCCGATCAACCATATCGGCAAGATATATAACCCGCTGTCCACCCAGATGGCAAGGGATATAGTAAAGGCAGTGCCTGAGGTCCAGGACGTTTACATACGCCTGCTGTCCCAGATAGGCAAGCCAATAGACCAGCCCCTTGTGGCAAGTGCCCAGATCATTCCGGAAGACGGAGCGAACTTTGCATCCGTCAGGGCAGAGACCGAGGCTGTCATGGATGAGTGGCTGTCCAATATCACCAGGATCACCGATATGGTGAGCAAGGGTGAACTGGATACCTTCTAA
- a CDS encoding DUF4130 domain-containing protein, producing the protein MSLRVIAFRDNVEGVLLAAYELLQDPSAELLFAKDMNELRSKIAFSGTERELKAVGFRPPADCTTLAHKLLGKRTGRLSPRDPDVEGYISLVLRHSSCDPASLVRFICSCNGSADMLYSGKTPAGKRYYTYMRDVSRSYHRLSMFARPELVNGILSVKVDSPHRIGDMFCRWLAGKNPDLPVAVLEKETAWIGNGRYLGLENFTHIRSSFLGSLSFSGAPDDIDDLWDVYYDSQMIQGRRNKRHAKHLQPKASSSISEMSARDRYKVERGISSCTLDNFTG; encoded by the coding sequence ATGAGCCTGCGTGTTATAGCGTTCAGGGATAATGTTGAGGGAGTGCTCCTTGCAGCATATGAGTTATTGCAGGACCCCTCTGCAGAGCTTCTTTTTGCAAAAGACATGAATGAGCTCAGGAGCAAGATCGCTTTCTCGGGAACAGAACGTGAGCTGAAGGCTGTGGGCTTCAGGCCGCCGGCAGACTGTACCACCCTTGCACACAAACTGCTCGGTAAAAGGACGGGCCGCCTGTCCCCACGGGACCCGGATGTGGAGGGTTATATAAGTCTCGTCCTGCGCCATTCATCGTGCGATCCGGCTTCACTGGTGCGCTTCATCTGCTCATGCAACGGCAGCGCAGACATGCTTTACTCGGGCAAGACCCCTGCCGGTAAGAGATATTATACTTACATGCGCGATGTATCGCGTTCATATCACCGGCTGTCCATGTTCGCACGTCCGGAGCTTGTCAACGGGATACTCTCGGTGAAGGTGGATTCCCCTCACAGGATAGGTGACATGTTCTGCCGCTGGCTTGCCGGGAAGAACCCCGACCTTCCTGTAGCTGTCCTGGAGAAGGAAACAGCATGGATAGGCAATGGGCGTTACCTGGGACTTGAGAACTTCACACATATCCGTTCTTCTTTCCTTGGAAGCCTGAGCTTCTCCGGCGCTCCCGATGATATAGATGACCTGTGGGATGTCTACTATGATTCCCAGATGATACAGGGAAGAAGGAATAAGAGACATGCCAAGCACCTTCAGCCAAAGGCTTCCTCTTCCATAAGTGAAATGTCCGCACGGGACAGGTACAAGGTCGAAAGAGGCATTTCCAGCTGCACCCTGGACAATTTTACCGGATAG
- the hisB gene encoding imidazoleglycerol-phosphate dehydratase HisB has product MREAKISRRTAETDIRIELKLDGTGSSTISTGIGFFDHMLTAFSKHSGFDLAVDAKGDLIVDDHHLIEDTGIVLGQAIATALENKAGIARFGEARIPMDEAMASVALDIGGRSYLVLEAAFVSPKVGEFSTQMVRHFFESIVQHAKINMHASVYGDNDHHKIEALFKAFAYALKRAAVIEGQGIKSTKGTL; this is encoded by the coding sequence ATGAGAGAAGCTAAAATTTCACGCAGGACAGCTGAGACCGATATCCGCATTGAGCTGAAGCTTGACGGGACAGGTTCATCCACCATCAGTACGGGCATAGGGTTCTTTGATCACATGCTCACAGCATTCTCAAAACACAGCGGTTTCGACCTTGCTGTTGACGCAAAGGGCGATCTTATCGTGGACGACCACCACCTCATTGAGGATACAGGCATTGTCCTCGGACAGGCCATAGCAACAGCACTTGAGAACAAGGCAGGCATTGCCAGGTTCGGCGAGGCCCGCATTCCCATGGACGAGGCGATGGCAAGCGTGGCCCTGGATATAGGAGGCCGCAGCTACCTCGTGCTTGAAGCGGCATTCGTATCACCAAAAGTAGGGGAGTTCAGCACCCAGATGGTCAGGCATTTCTTCGAATCCATCGTCCAGCACGCAAAGATAAACATGCACGCAAGCGTCTACGGAGACAATGACCATCACAAGATAGAGGCACTCTTCAAGGCTTTCGCATACGCCCTGAAAAGAGCAGCGGTCATTGAAGGACAGGGCATTAAGAGCACCAAGGGAACGTTATAG
- the hisA gene encoding 1-(5-phosphoribosyl)-5-[(5-phosphoribosylamino)methylideneamino]imidazole-4-carboxamide isomerase, which yields MSFEIIPAVDMRNGKCVQLVQGVPGSELVSLDDPVAVAKDWVSQGARTLHLIDLDGAIEGKRHNAPIIERIVKECKPMGVVIQVGGGIRSFEDAAGLLELGVDRVILSTAAIKNPDLVKQLAGSFGSERVNVALDSRNGKISIEGWKKQSEHTAVEMGSRFEELGAGSLLFTNIDTEGLMKGVNTKPTEELVRSVNIPVIASGGVTGLSDLIAIKRTGASAVVVGSALYTGKFTLAEAINIINEDIN from the coding sequence GTGAGTTTTGAGATAATCCCTGCAGTGGATATGAGGAACGGCAAGTGTGTACAGCTGGTGCAGGGCGTGCCCGGCAGCGAGCTGGTAAGCCTTGACGACCCGGTGGCAGTTGCAAAGGACTGGGTGTCCCAGGGCGCAAGGACCCTTCACCTGATAGACCTTGACGGCGCCATAGAAGGCAAGCGCCATAACGCTCCTATTATTGAGAGAATCGTGAAGGAGTGCAAGCCCATGGGCGTGGTCATCCAGGTGGGCGGAGGCATCCGTTCATTCGAGGATGCTGCAGGCCTGCTGGAACTTGGTGTCGACAGGGTGATACTCAGTACGGCTGCCATTAAGAATCCCGACCTAGTGAAGCAGCTGGCAGGCTCCTTCGGCAGCGAGCGTGTCAACGTCGCCCTTGATTCCAGGAACGGGAAAATATCCATAGAAGGCTGGAAAAAGCAGTCCGAACACACTGCCGTCGAGATGGGGTCCAGGTTTGAGGAGCTTGGGGCCGGAAGCCTGCTTTTCACCAATATAGACACGGAAGGCCTTATGAAAGGAGTCAATACGAAACCTACCGAAGAGCTGGTAAGATCAGTAAACATTCCCGTGATCGCATCCGGAGGGGTTACGGGACTCTCAGACCTCATCGCCATCAAAAGAACAGGCGCCTCGGCAGTTGTTGTGGGAAGTGCGCTGTACACCGGCAAGTTCACGCTCGCAGAAGCGATAAATATTATTAATGAAGATATAAATTAA
- a CDS encoding radical SAM protein, translated as MTNQHAAGEHHFTLTERMKILSEGTKYDSCNQSAVCHAFGPDGRCIQLYKTLLTNACAGECTYCPNRCGRHSTRTSLTPEEIVRITWSFYRRNAVEGLFLSSGIIGDAERTAEKQLEVARLLRSQGFTGYIHMRVMPGTPLYLLEEIADYANKFGVNAETTSSVNYSEICPNFDYTSDVLQRLQWTRDLIKRKRHEVGYGGRIVGANDTQFVVGALNEPDRDIIGTVDKFMVEYELRRPYFMSFDPVPSTPLENQLPSPRWREIRLYQTSYLLKDYGLKAFDFDAVYDDNGFLVDTDPKILLAMSHPERFPVNVNSASREELLLVPGIGPVSANRIIQSRPISSEKELMRMGIVISRARPYLEINGRRQTNLSSFMGAGA; from the coding sequence ATGACAAACCAGCACGCTGCAGGCGAACATCATTTCACCCTTACCGAGAGGATGAAGATACTCTCCGAGGGGACAAAATATGACAGCTGTAACCAGAGTGCTGTGTGTCACGCCTTCGGTCCTGACGGGCGCTGCATACAACTGTACAAGACCCTTCTCACAAATGCGTGCGCAGGCGAATGTACATATTGTCCCAACAGATGTGGACGCCACTCCACACGCACTTCCCTGACACCAGAGGAGATCGTCAGGATCACCTGGTCCTTTTACAGGAGAAATGCAGTGGAGGGACTGTTCCTTTCCTCCGGGATAATAGGGGATGCTGAAAGGACTGCGGAGAAGCAGCTTGAGGTGGCGAGGCTGCTGCGCAGCCAGGGCTTCACAGGTTACATCCATATGCGTGTGATGCCGGGAACCCCTCTGTACCTGCTGGAGGAAATTGCGGACTACGCCAACAAGTTCGGCGTGAATGCCGAAACGACCAGCTCGGTCAACTATTCGGAGATATGCCCTAATTTCGATTACACCAGCGATGTGCTCCAGCGTCTCCAGTGGACAAGGGACCTGATAAAGAGAAAGAGGCATGAGGTCGGATACGGTGGGCGGATAGTCGGTGCCAACGACACGCAGTTTGTGGTGGGTGCTCTCAACGAACCGGACAGGGACATCATCGGGACGGTGGACAAGTTCATGGTGGAGTATGAGCTGAGAAGACCTTATTTTATGAGCTTTGACCCCGTCCCGTCCACTCCTCTTGAGAATCAGCTGCCTTCTCCGAGGTGGAGGGAGATACGGCTCTACCAGACTTCATATCTTCTCAAGGATTACGGACTGAAGGCCTTTGATTTCGATGCAGTATACGATGACAACGGCTTTCTTGTAGATACGGACCCCAAGATCCTGCTGGCGATGTCACATCCCGAGCGCTTCCCGGTGAACGTGAACTCCGCCAGCAGGGAGGAACTGCTGCTGGTACCCGGTATCGGGCCGGTAAGTGCTAACCGGATAATCCAGTCCCGTCCGATCTCTTCCGAGAAGGAGCTCATGCGCATGGGTATAGTGATCTCAAGGGCAAGGCCCTATCTAGAGATAAACGGCCGCCGCCAGACAAACCTGTCATCTTTCATGGGGGCCGGTGCATGA
- a CDS encoding helix-turn-helix transcriptional regulator, translating into MNKPLLDVIFASEKRRSVLLLLKDGPREMEEILCHVNTTRQVLLPQMRILEKHHLIIHQKDACELTTIGKLIVNEMIPLMDSVSFFNGEDDYWGTHKLDFLPPHLLKRITELGEHSIVKPPLTESFELNQKIIEAGYRSGSYHTACAYYHTDMSSVLSRMVKNGTAVHYIATSSVLEKMIGSGREELTRLMENKLFHMYVCPGMDFLGFTYNDHSVLLRLLKNDGSPDSTQVECFDPGAHEWAKELFEYLLKEAVPINDIRIPVEQ; encoded by the coding sequence ATGAACAAACCGTTACTTGATGTCATATTTGCTTCTGAGAAGAGAAGAAGTGTGTTATTGTTGTTGAAAGACGGTCCCAGGGAAATGGAGGAAATACTCTGTCACGTTAATACGACAAGACAGGTCTTACTTCCACAGATGAGGATACTGGAGAAACATCATCTCATCATTCACCAGAAGGATGCCTGTGAACTGACGACTATCGGAAAACTGATAGTTAATGAAATGATTCCTCTCATGGACAGCGTCTCATTCTTTAATGGAGAGGACGACTATTGGGGAACTCACAAGCTGGACTTCCTCCCGCCACATCTCCTGAAAAGAATAACGGAACTTGGCGAACACAGCATCGTAAAACCCCCCCTTACAGAGTCATTTGAGCTTAATCAAAAGATCATTGAAGCGGGTTACAGGTCCGGGTCCTACCACACAGCTTGTGCGTATTACCATACGGACATGTCTTCGGTCCTTTCCAGGATGGTCAAAAACGGAACAGCTGTTCATTATATAGCGACCAGCAGCGTACTCGAGAAGATGATAGGCAGCGGCCGGGAAGAGCTTACACGATTAATGGAGAACAAGCTCTTTCACATGTATGTCTGTCCTGGAATGGACTTTTTGGGTTTCACATATAACGATCACAGTGTTCTGCTGCGCTTGCTCAAGAATGATGGAAGCCCCGATAGTACCCAGGTCGAGTGCTTTGACCCCGGCGCGCATGAATGGGCCAAAGAGCTGTTTGAATACCTGTTGAAGGAAGCAGTACCGATAAACGATATAAGGATACCAGTCGAACAGTAA
- a CDS encoding MutS-related protein: MSVDIRSLRDIPRIGDKMAKRLIEHFGSESLALEAIVGGDIASISQVEGMGQRYAITLVHDVRSRKEGVTACDFLKTREAMDVYEKVLDLVKGFAHTSYARDKLNIYIPYPSSRSDIIMELRSSVSSCMDTARLLKDDEEILALLPKVKQLSFKFTIPKVRDRVIVTADQKVFEYARERFGSMLDVHLARSLSEFIDTARGYSHVIAADDAYLSFDFPEDVRPEFITDLKGAENWQIIPEKDISTFARNLESITCSIRVVQLLRSKGIGFYAGVPDKDLGKLASVLSVIDENGNITAGTDKEVDRLRYVMAGLDQSVSIAVRNANAKLDECLVNSEFTLRGQEMLKVMKGSVELKDLVGKKLRASYHTVVRECAGEVCSTLSLEKKEALFVDSLFPEEITHPLEADREQLNVLRQHIEKKILKRQLEHKREVSRVLASSLDTVRGMVREVLDFDVGFAIGCFASSHNLVMPEIVEGPGFGFEKGRNMFILSRHGKVVPIDYSVGGTRFSPQGDPKRVVLLSGVNSGGKTSMLELLAQSVILAHMGFPVPASAFELSFTDGMYYFAKSKGTLDAGAFETTLTEFAVVADDTSKLVLVDELESITEPGASAKIIAGILEVLTENRRSMAVFVSHLSELILENTKSSIRVDGIEASGLDADLNLIVDRSPRYDYIAKSTPELIVERLSKKTSGKEQEFYARLREKFR; this comes from the coding sequence ATGTCGGTTGATATCAGGAGCTTACGTGATATACCCCGCATAGGGGACAAGATGGCCAAGCGCCTCATTGAGCATTTCGGAAGTGAGAGCCTGGCCCTCGAAGCCATTGTAGGTGGCGATATTGCCAGCATCTCCCAGGTCGAGGGCATGGGCCAGCGTTATGCCATCACCCTCGTGCATGATGTCCGCTCCAGGAAGGAAGGAGTGACAGCGTGTGATTTCCTGAAGACCAGGGAAGCCATGGATGTTTACGAGAAGGTCCTTGACCTTGTAAAGGGCTTCGCCCACACTTCCTATGCCAGGGACAAACTGAACATCTATATTCCCTATCCATCCAGCAGGTCCGACATTATAATGGAGCTGCGCAGCTCAGTCTCATCCTGCATGGACACCGCGAGGCTCCTGAAGGATGATGAGGAGATACTCGCCCTGCTTCCCAAGGTAAAGCAGCTCAGCTTCAAGTTCACGATTCCCAAGGTGCGGGACCGGGTTATCGTAACTGCGGACCAGAAAGTGTTCGAGTATGCCCGTGAGAGATTCGGGTCGATGCTGGATGTGCACCTTGCAAGGTCACTGTCCGAGTTCATTGACACAGCAAGGGGATATTCCCATGTTATCGCAGCTGATGATGCATATCTCTCTTTTGATTTCCCGGAGGATGTAAGGCCGGAGTTCATCACTGACCTTAAGGGTGCAGAGAACTGGCAGATCATTCCCGAGAAGGATATATCCACCTTTGCAAGGAACCTCGAGAGCATCACCTGCTCGATACGGGTGGTGCAGCTGCTACGCTCAAAAGGTATTGGCTTCTATGCCGGCGTGCCTGATAAAGATCTCGGGAAACTTGCTTCCGTTCTCTCGGTGATAGATGAGAATGGCAATATAACCGCAGGCACTGACAAGGAGGTTGACAGGCTGCGTTATGTGATGGCCGGCCTTGACCAGTCCGTTTCCATCGCCGTGAGGAATGCCAATGCAAAACTGGATGAATGTCTCGTGAACAGTGAGTTCACATTGCGCGGGCAGGAGATGCTGAAGGTGATGAAGGGGTCGGTGGAGCTGAAGGATCTGGTGGGTAAAAAGCTGCGCGCTTCCTATCATACGGTGGTCAGGGAGTGCGCCGGTGAGGTATGCAGCACCCTGAGCCTTGAAAAGAAGGAAGCCCTCTTTGTTGACTCGCTCTTTCCTGAGGAGATCACGCATCCGCTTGAAGCCGATCGTGAGCAATTGAATGTTCTCAGGCAGCATATTGAAAAAAAGATCCTGAAAAGGCAGCTTGAGCACAAGCGTGAGGTTTCCAGGGTACTTGCATCTTCTCTTGACACTGTCAGGGGCATGGTCAGGGAAGTACTGGATTTCGACGTCGGCTTTGCAATAGGATGCTTTGCGTCTTCTCACAACCTCGTCATGCCGGAGATAGTAGAGGGTCCAGGTTTTGGTTTTGAGAAGGGCAGGAACATGTTCATCCTCTCCAGGCATGGCAAGGTCGTCCCGATAGATTATTCAGTAGGCGGAACCCGCTTCAGCCCTCAGGGAGATCCAAAACGGGTCGTGCTCCTCAGCGGTGTCAATTCGGGAGGTAAGACTTCCATGCTGGAGTTGCTGGCGCAGTCCGTCATACTGGCACACATGGGCTTCCCGGTGCCTGCATCAGCCTTCGAGCTTTCCTTCACTGACGGGATGTACTATTTCGCCAAATCCAAGGGCACCTTGGATGCGGGGGCCTTTGAGACCACGCTGACCGAGTTTGCAGTCGTTGCGGACGACACAAGCAAGCTGGTGCTGGTGGATGAGCTTGAATCCATAACCGAACCGGGAGCCTCGGCTAAGATCATAGCAGGCATACTCGAAGTGCTGACAGAGAACAGGCGGAGCATGGCAGTATTCGTATCGCACCTGTCGGAACTGATCCTTGAGAATACGAAAAGCAGCATCCGTGTGGACGGTATAGAAGCCAGCGGACTTGATGCGGACCTGAACCTCATCGTGGACCGCAGTCCAAGATACGATTATATTGCAAAGAGCACGCCTGAGCTCATTGTGGAGAGGCTCTCGAAGAAAACAAGTGGAAAGGAACAGGAATTCTATGCAAGGTTAAGGGAAAAGTTCAGGTAA
- the hisG gene encoding ATP phosphoribosyltransferase, with protein sequence MIRIAIPNKGRLHDPTVSLLREAGLPVLEGSTRKLFAKTTDPEITYLFARAADIPEYVQDGAADVGITGLDLINETDAKVEVLLDLKFGAANLVLAVPEDSPISSAEQLEGMRVATVFPNITRKYFDNAGVKIEIIRVSGACEMTPHVGIADAIVDISSSGTTLVTNHLKMIEKVFSSSVYLIANRKSMQKDGKIEQIKTAVESVLRAKGKRYLMMNVPAEYLEQVKKVLPGLAGPTVMKVESDESMLAVHAVVGSDTIFATVGELKAAGARDILVVPIERMMP encoded by the coding sequence ATGATACGTATTGCCATACCTAATAAAGGACGCCTGCACGACCCCACGGTCAGCCTGCTCAGGGAAGCGGGACTGCCTGTGCTTGAAGGCAGCACAAGGAAGCTTTTTGCAAAAACCACGGACCCTGAGATAACATATCTTTTTGCAAGGGCTGCGGATATACCCGAGTATGTCCAGGACGGTGCGGCAGATGTGGGTATCACCGGGCTTGACCTGATAAACGAGACCGATGCCAAGGTAGAGGTTCTGCTGGACCTTAAGTTCGGAGCCGCCAACCTCGTGCTCGCTGTCCCTGAGGACTCACCCATATCCTCTGCAGAACAACTTGAAGGCATGCGTGTGGCGACGGTTTTCCCGAATATCACCCGCAAGTACTTTGACAACGCAGGAGTGAAGATAGAGATCATAAGGGTAAGCGGGGCATGCGAGATGACCCCTCACGTTGGCATTGCAGATGCCATTGTGGATATCTCAAGCTCGGGCACCACCCTTGTCACGAACCATCTGAAGATGATCGAGAAGGTGTTCTCTTCATCGGTCTACCTGATAGCCAACAGGAAAAGCATGCAGAAGGATGGCAAGATCGAACAGATAAAGACTGCAGTCGAGAGCGTGCTGCGTGCCAAGGGCAAGCGCTACCTGATGATGAACGTGCCTGCGGAATACCTTGAACAGGTGAAGAAAGTGCTCCCGGGGCTTGCCGGACCTACAGTCATGAAGGTGGAATCCGACGAGTCCATGCTTGCAGTCCATGCAGTGGTCGGATCAGACACGATATTTGCAACAGTCGGCGAACTTAAGGCAGCAGGAGCCAGGGACATCCTGGTCGTGCCCATCGAAAGGATGATGCCCTGA